A genomic window from Polaribacter gangjinensis includes:
- a CDS encoding glycoside hydrolase family 97 protein, with protein sequence MKILFKITLVVCLFIFFGCNNSDEINVFSPNKNLRVDFNITKDGKPFYLILKASQKVIDTSYLGFDFDNSIPFIDNFQILKTSKSEFNETWQMPWGEQLDVVNHYNELKIELQEINQLKRKLNITFRVYNDGIGFRYEFPKQVNFKEALITNENTEFNLTVDYTTFWAPGDWDIYEHLYNTTKLSKINALKYVNQPVAQTYIPENAVNTPVTLVGKSGLHVSFHEAALVDYADMTLQVDTVNLSFKSNLVGSKNTPYKVKRTLPFHTPWRTVQITNKATELIASNLIVNLNEPSKMDDVSWFKPMKYTGIWWEMHLGKSSWDMTSGTHGATTENAKKFIDFSAKNNIGGVLVEGWNKGWGQNEGGFDFVTPYPDYNLNEIVAYGKQKGVEIIMHHETYGNVETYTKQQDTAFSLMKSLGIHVVKTGYVGKLIPEGKYHHGQFMVNHYNETVKKAAKYNIAINAHEPIKPTGLRRTYPNTISREGLRGQEFNVWDPKGGNPPEHLSIIAFTRMLAGPIDYTPGIFNIKLDDYKKGKQVNTTIAHQLALYVVIYSPIQMVADLVEHYEANPKPLEFIKEVGVDWEKTVVLNGEVGDFVTIARKERKTGNWFLGSITDENSRKITIDFSFLEDKTTYLAKIYKDGKNAHWNKNPLDIEFETIEITSNSKKTIQLAAGGGLAISLIRKN encoded by the coding sequence ATGAAAATTTTGTTTAAAATCACTTTAGTTGTATGCCTATTTATTTTTTTTGGATGCAATAATTCTGATGAAATCAATGTGTTTTCACCAAATAAAAATCTTAGAGTTGATTTTAATATAACCAAAGACGGAAAGCCCTTTTATCTGATTTTAAAAGCTTCTCAAAAAGTTATTGATACTTCTTATTTGGGTTTTGATTTTGATAATTCAATTCCGTTCATTGATAATTTTCAGATTTTAAAAACATCAAAAAGTGAGTTTAATGAAACTTGGCAAATGCCTTGGGGAGAGCAATTGGATGTTGTAAATCATTATAATGAACTGAAAATTGAATTGCAAGAAATCAATCAATTAAAGAGAAAATTGAATATTACTTTCAGAGTTTATAATGATGGAATTGGTTTTCGATATGAATTTCCAAAGCAAGTAAATTTCAAAGAAGCCTTAATCACAAATGAAAATACGGAATTTAATTTAACAGTAGATTATACAACTTTTTGGGCTCCTGGAGATTGGGATATTTATGAGCATTTATACAACACTACAAAATTATCGAAAATAAATGCTTTAAAGTATGTAAATCAGCCTGTTGCGCAAACCTATATTCCTGAAAATGCCGTAAATACTCCTGTAACTTTGGTAGGAAAAAGCGGACTTCATGTAAGTTTCCATGAAGCTGCTTTGGTTGATTATGCAGACATGACTTTGCAAGTTGATACTGTAAATCTTTCTTTTAAAAGTAATTTAGTAGGATCAAAAAATACTCCTTACAAAGTAAAAAGAACACTTCCTTTTCACACACCTTGGAGAACAGTTCAAATTACCAATAAAGCAACAGAATTAATAGCATCAAACTTGATTGTCAATTTAAATGAGCCAAGTAAAATGGATGATGTTTCGTGGTTTAAACCTATGAAATACACAGGAATTTGGTGGGAAATGCATTTGGGAAAATCTTCTTGGGATATGACATCAGGAACTCATGGAGCAACCACTGAAAATGCTAAAAAATTCATTGATTTTTCTGCTAAAAATAATATTGGTGGTGTTTTGGTTGAAGGTTGGAATAAAGGTTGGGGACAAAATGAAGGTGGTTTTGATTTTGTAACTCCTTATCCAGATTACAATTTAAATGAAATTGTTGCGTATGGAAAACAAAAAGGGGTGGAAATTATCATGCACCATGAAACCTATGGAAATGTTGAAACCTATACAAAGCAACAAGACACTGCATTTTCTTTAATGAAAAGTTTGGGAATTCATGTTGTAAAAACAGGCTATGTTGGTAAATTAATTCCTGAGGGCAAATATCATCATGGACAATTTATGGTAAATCATTACAATGAAACTGTCAAAAAAGCAGCAAAATATAACATTGCCATTAACGCACATGAACCTATAAAACCAACAGGATTGAGAAGAACGTATCCAAATACAATTTCAAGAGAAGGTTTAAGAGGTCAAGAATTCAATGTTTGGGATCCAAAAGGAGGAAATCCACCTGAACATTTATCAATAATTGCATTTACAAGAATGTTGGCAGGTCCTATTGATTATACTCCAGGAATTTTCAACATCAAATTGGATGATTATAAAAAAGGAAAACAAGTAAATACCACTATTGCACATCAATTAGCATTGTACGTTGTAATTTATAGTCCAATTCAAATGGTTGCAGATTTAGTAGAGCATTATGAAGCAAATCCAAAACCGTTAGAATTTATAAAAGAGGTTGGGGTTGATTGGGAAAAAACAGTTGTTTTAAATGGCGAAGTTGGTGATTTTGTAACGATTGCAAGGAAAGAACGAAAAACCGGCAATTGGTTTTTAGGCAGTATAACTGATGAAAATTCAAGAAAAATTACAATTGATTTTAGCTTTTTGGAGGATAAAACTACTTATTTAGCAAAAATCTATAAAGACGGAAAAAATGCGCATTGGAATAAAAATCCTTTGGATATTGAATTTGAAACTATAGAAATTACAAGTAATTCTAAAAAAACAATTCAATTAGCTGCAGGTGGAGGATTGGCAATCAGTTTGATTCGAAAAAATTAA
- a CDS encoding helix-turn-helix and ligand-binding sensor domain-containing protein, with translation MNCFKKSLIIFLNFLVFSIFSQEVPPINIFSPEDYGAENQNWAITQAPNKYVYVANNKGLLEYNGTSWRLYPTPNETILRSVKSFQDKIYCGFYRDFGFWKKNNLGVLEYTSIVEKKKIEMLEDEQIWEILELDNFMIFKSLQRIYLYDLKSESVKIIKSSKNIIKIAKVENAIYFQELYKGVFVIENGNPKLISDNSIVKENKLVDIFLKNNKLYFLTQKEGFYFLENNELQKWEISSNSFLENKTIYSSIQLQDESFVLGSISNGMIYLTKEGDFKYQITKSLGLSNNTVLAVFEDVDQNIWLGLDNGINTVNMSSPFRFFVKKQDFWGTIYTSIIFNNNLYIGTNQGLFVRKVSANSDFEFVKNTQGQVWDLHEIDNTLFCSHDSGTFIIQENFGKLVTNVEGTWGVKKIDKNTILQGSYDGLYVLVKENNQWKLRNKLEGFSNSSRYFEIIEGNKIFVNHEYKGVFKLKVNKDFTKIIESSKETSVEKGIHSSIFTFNNSLFYASRNGIYRYLSEKKSFQLDNSYSTLISKDKFLTGKIIPDVKSNKLWSFSTNEIRFLSPGKLSNEPELNIIPLKGSLHKSATGYENIINITEKKYLIGTTDGFLIIDLNKIKEPKDFSVTIDAVFKNSIDTEKKRVSLVGNIDFSNKENNLEFTFSVPNFSKTSTVEYQYQLEGLKENWTLLTKTNTVLLENLPAGDYLFKVKAFIDNKPSLNIATYRFTIERPWYLLTPFIVIYIILFVFIFYSIHVVTKRYYRKQREKLLIDAQKELELKELENSQKIIKLNNDKLRLDIENKNRELATSTMSIIKKNEFLNAIKAELVSGGKNNLDKVVKIIDKNLNNTDDWKLFQEAFNNADKKFLKKIKNNHPELTPNDLRLCAYLRLNLSSKEIAPLLNISPRSVEVKRYRLRKKMNLEHDANLTSYILEL, from the coding sequence ATGAATTGCTTTAAAAAATCACTGATAATTTTTCTTAATTTTTTAGTTTTTTCAATCTTTTCGCAAGAAGTTCCACCAATAAATATTTTTTCACCAGAAGATTATGGAGCTGAGAATCAAAATTGGGCGATTACTCAAGCACCAAATAAATATGTATATGTAGCCAATAATAAAGGTCTTTTAGAATACAATGGTACTAGTTGGCGATTGTATCCTACTCCAAATGAAACCATTTTAAGGTCAGTTAAAAGTTTTCAAGATAAAATTTATTGTGGATTTTACAGAGATTTTGGATTTTGGAAAAAAAACAATTTAGGTGTATTAGAATACACTTCTATTGTAGAAAAGAAAAAAATAGAAATGCTTGAGGATGAGCAAATTTGGGAAATTCTTGAATTAGATAACTTTATGATATTTAAATCATTACAAAGAATTTATCTATATGATTTAAAATCAGAATCTGTAAAAATTATCAAGTCATCAAAAAATATCATTAAAATAGCTAAAGTTGAGAATGCTATTTATTTTCAAGAATTGTATAAGGGAGTTTTCGTCATAGAAAATGGAAATCCAAAATTAATCTCAGATAATTCAATTGTCAAAGAAAATAAGTTGGTAGATATTTTTTTAAAAAACAATAAATTATATTTTTTAACTCAAAAAGAAGGGTTCTATTTCTTAGAAAACAATGAATTACAAAAATGGGAAATTTCTTCAAACTCATTTCTCGAAAATAAAACGATTTATAGTTCAATTCAATTGCAAGACGAAAGTTTTGTATTGGGGAGTATTTCAAACGGAATGATTTACTTAACAAAAGAGGGTGATTTTAAGTATCAGATTACCAAATCTTTAGGATTAAGTAATAATACGGTTTTAGCAGTTTTTGAAGATGTGGATCAAAATATTTGGTTGGGTTTAGATAATGGAATTAATACTGTAAATATGAGTTCTCCTTTCCGTTTTTTTGTGAAAAAGCAGGATTTTTGGGGTACAATTTACACTTCCATTATTTTTAATAATAATTTATATATAGGAACAAATCAAGGTTTATTTGTTCGAAAAGTTTCTGCTAATTCAGATTTTGAGTTTGTTAAAAACACTCAAGGACAAGTTTGGGATTTACATGAAATAGACAACACTCTTTTTTGTAGCCACGATTCAGGAACATTTATCATTCAAGAAAACTTTGGGAAGTTAGTGACCAATGTTGAAGGCACTTGGGGAGTTAAAAAGATTGATAAAAATACCATTTTACAAGGAAGTTACGATGGATTATATGTGCTAGTAAAAGAAAATAATCAATGGAAATTGAGAAATAAATTAGAGGGATTTTCTAATTCAAGTAGGTATTTTGAAATTATAGAGGGAAATAAAATATTCGTAAACCATGAATACAAAGGTGTTTTTAAACTAAAAGTGAATAAAGATTTTACCAAAATTATTGAATCATCCAAAGAAACATCCGTAGAAAAAGGAATACATTCAAGTATTTTTACTTTTAATAATTCACTTTTTTATGCCTCTAGAAATGGAATCTATAGGTATTTAAGTGAAAAAAAATCATTTCAATTAGATAATTCTTACAGTACATTAATTTCAAAAGATAAGTTTTTAACAGGTAAAATAATTCCTGATGTTAAATCAAACAAATTATGGTCTTTTTCAACCAATGAAATCAGATTTTTATCTCCTGGTAAATTAAGCAATGAACCCGAATTAAACATAATACCCTTAAAAGGATCATTGCATAAGAGTGCTACAGGGTATGAAAATATTATAAATATAACAGAGAAAAAATATTTAATTGGTACAACTGATGGGTTTTTAATCATTGATTTAAATAAAATAAAAGAGCCAAAAGATTTTTCTGTAACTATTGATGCTGTTTTTAAAAACTCAATTGATACTGAAAAAAAGAGAGTTAGTTTGGTAGGAAATATCGATTTTTCTAACAAAGAAAATAATTTAGAATTTACCTTTAGTGTACCAAATTTTAGTAAAACATCTACTGTTGAATATCAATATCAATTGGAGGGATTGAAAGAAAATTGGACACTTCTTACAAAAACAAATACTGTTTTATTAGAAAATTTACCAGCAGGCGATTATTTGTTTAAAGTAAAAGCATTTATAGATAATAAACCCAGTTTAAATATAGCCACTTATAGATTTACAATTGAAAGACCTTGGTATTTACTAACTCCTTTTATAGTAATTTACATTATTTTATTTGTTTTTATTTTTTACAGTATCCATGTTGTAACAAAAAGATATTACAGAAAACAACGTGAAAAATTATTAATTGATGCTCAAAAAGAGCTTGAATTGAAAGAGCTTGAAAATTCTCAAAAAATCATCAAACTCAATAATGATAAATTGCGATTAGACATTGAAAATAAAAACAGAGAATTGGCAACTTCTACAATGAGTATAATTAAGAAAAATGAATTTTTAAATGCCATAAAAGCAGAGTTAGTTTCAGGAGGAAAAAATAATCTAGATAAAGTTGTAAAAATTATTGATAAAAATTTAAACAATACTGATGATTGGAAATTGTTTCAAGAGGCATTTAATAATGCTGATAAAAAGTTTCTAAAAAAGATTAAAAACAATCATCCCGAATTGACTCCAAATGATTTAAGATTGTGTGCATATCTTCGTTTGAATTTGTCCTCTAAAGAGATTGCCCCACTTTTAAATATTTCTCCAAGGAGTGTAGAAGTCAAACGTTATCGTTTGCGTAAAAAAATGAATCTTGAGCACGATGCTAACTTAACAAGTTATATCTTAGAATTATAA
- a CDS encoding SusC/RagA family TonB-linked outer membrane protein: MRKKITFLLFALSTMFAFSQTLNVKGVVKDAVSGETLPGVSVVIKGTTIGTETDFDGVFNLANVKQGATLVFNYLGKKPKEVVVTSASISVSLEDAAEALEEIVVIGYGTQRKKEVTGAVTVISSATIDDLQPTRIEQALQGQVAGVNITTSSGSPGAAANIRIRGVSTNGDSRPLILLDGRVIEDLSVVNPSDIESINILKDAAAGIYGVRAANGVILVTTKSGRKNTAFVSTLNMYVGFQQTTREIPLLNATEYALLANEAFAANGEPLPFTSVAGLGQGTNWQRQAFETAPIYSIDYTLNKGTEKSTYSLGLSVIDQDGIVGLDKSNFNRRNIRFNFDTEITSKLKFTSSTIFTNTNKRNLSENVLGSVLFNALNMPPTIPVFQPNGEFSRPPATGTGIEVANPLAQVDNAQNRTGVNKISGSYGLNYKINDDFSAETRYQANYSVANTNTFNPLYTYGNNNVFNVDQSTFTNFKQNFFDYTFDAFLKYEKVFNEKHDVKVMVGTSVFQTIGRFENILTSTATGTTLNDFVLGTPVLNGDGLQIFKNNNNGSNLAFDSRLLSYFGRFQYAYEGKYLFSAVVRRDGSTKFGPKNRFGYFPTASLGWVASEEDFLKDSKTISFLKVRASYGIIGNDRIPDFRFLSILNGEAEYVFNNQLVQGIAVGPVANPEIRWEKQIPLDIGLDVELFNKVNITADYFKKRTEDLLVSAQTSGIIGVAAPGSSVPVINAGTVENEGLEFSIGYKETVSEDFNFNVNYNFTTLRNNVTFVGNSTGIIEGGSFGVGQEPPSRMQAGFPIGYFYGYKTDGIFQTQADVNAHATQLNAAPGDLRFVDTNGDGVINADDRTNIGDPIADITMGLNLSFNYKRFDFNAYAFASIGNEIVRNYERNLPLTNRPTYFLDRWTGPGTSNTSPRVTTGATGNILFSDFYVEDGSFLRLQSVQLGYSVSQETLDKLKFSKLRFYVTGSNLFTLTKYRGYDPTTSNGAPIGGGIDQGFYPSPKTFLFGMNVTF, from the coding sequence ATGAGAAAAAAAATCACTTTTTTACTCTTTGCATTGTCTACGATGTTTGCTTTTTCGCAAACACTCAATGTCAAAGGAGTTGTTAAAGACGCTGTCTCAGGGGAAACATTGCCTGGGGTAAGTGTTGTAATTAAAGGTACCACAATTGGTACAGAAACAGATTTTGACGGGGTTTTTAATCTCGCAAATGTAAAACAGGGAGCTACTTTAGTCTTCAATTATTTGGGTAAAAAGCCAAAAGAAGTAGTAGTGACAAGTGCTTCAATTTCAGTTTCTTTAGAAGATGCAGCTGAGGCTCTTGAAGAAATTGTTGTAATTGGATATGGTACCCAAAGAAAAAAGGAAGTTACTGGTGCAGTAACAGTTATTTCGAGTGCTACTATTGATGATTTACAACCAACAAGAATCGAGCAAGCATTACAAGGACAAGTTGCGGGTGTTAACATTACAACTTCTTCTGGTTCACCTGGTGCTGCTGCAAATATTAGAATTCGTGGGGTTTCTACGAATGGAGATAGCAGACCTTTAATTTTGTTAGATGGAAGGGTTATTGAGGATTTAAGTGTTGTAAATCCATCAGATATCGAATCTATTAACATTTTAAAAGATGCAGCAGCAGGTATTTATGGTGTTCGTGCTGCAAATGGTGTAATTTTAGTAACAACAAAATCAGGTAGAAAAAATACTGCATTTGTTTCAACTTTAAATATGTACGTTGGTTTTCAACAAACTACAAGAGAAATTCCATTATTAAATGCTACAGAATATGCATTATTAGCTAATGAAGCATTTGCTGCAAATGGAGAACCATTACCTTTTACATCTGTAGCAGGATTAGGTCAAGGTACTAATTGGCAAAGACAAGCTTTTGAAACTGCTCCAATTTATAGCATTGATTATACCTTAAACAAAGGAACAGAAAAATCGACGTATTCTTTAGGTTTATCAGTAATTGATCAAGATGGTATTGTTGGTTTAGATAAATCAAATTTCAACAGAAGAAACATCCGTTTTAATTTTGATACTGAAATTACTAGTAAATTAAAATTCACATCATCTACTATTTTTACAAACACAAACAAAAGAAATTTGAGTGAGAATGTTTTAGGATCTGTATTGTTTAATGCATTGAACATGCCTCCAACAATTCCTGTATTTCAACCAAATGGTGAGTTTTCAAGACCTCCTGCAACAGGAACAGGTATTGAAGTTGCAAATCCATTAGCTCAAGTTGACAATGCTCAAAACAGAACAGGTGTTAATAAAATTTCAGGAAGTTATGGTTTGAATTATAAAATCAATGATGATTTTTCTGCTGAAACAAGATATCAAGCAAATTATTCAGTAGCAAACACAAATACATTCAATCCATTGTATACTTATGGAAACAATAATGTTTTCAACGTTGATCAATCTACTTTTACAAATTTCAAACAAAACTTTTTCGATTATACTTTTGATGCTTTTTTAAAGTATGAAAAAGTATTTAATGAAAAACATGATGTAAAAGTAATGGTTGGAACATCTGTATTCCAAACAATTGGCCGATTCGAAAATATTTTAACAAGCACAGCAACAGGAACAACATTGAATGATTTTGTATTAGGAACTCCAGTTTTAAATGGAGATGGTTTACAAATTTTCAAAAACAATAACAATGGTTCTAATTTAGCTTTTGATAGTAGATTATTATCTTATTTTGGTAGATTTCAATATGCTTATGAGGGGAAATATTTATTTTCAGCAGTTGTTAGACGAGATGGGTCAACTAAATTCGGTCCAAAAAACAGATTTGGATATTTTCCAACTGCATCTTTAGGTTGGGTAGCTTCTGAAGAAGATTTCTTAAAAGACTCAAAAACAATTAGTTTCTTAAAAGTAAGAGCGAGTTATGGTATCATTGGGAATGACAGAATTCCTGATTTTAGATTCTTATCAATTTTAAATGGTGAAGCAGAATATGTTTTCAACAATCAATTGGTTCAAGGAATTGCTGTTGGTCCAGTTGCAAACCCAGAAATCAGATGGGAAAAACAAATTCCTTTAGACATTGGTTTAGATGTTGAGTTGTTTAATAAAGTGAATATCACTGCAGATTATTTCAAAAAAAGAACAGAAGATTTATTAGTTTCTGCTCAAACATCTGGAATTATTGGTGTTGCTGCTCCTGGATCTTCAGTTCCAGTAATCAATGCAGGTACAGTTGAAAACGAAGGTTTAGAGTTTTCAATTGGTTATAAAGAAACAGTTTCAGAAGATTTTAATTTTAATGTAAATTATAACTTTACTACTTTAAGAAACAATGTAACGTTTGTTGGAAATTCAACTGGAATTATTGAAGGTGGAAGTTTTGGAGTAGGTCAAGAGCCACCATCAAGAATGCAAGCAGGTTTCCCAATTGGATATTTCTACGGATATAAAACTGATGGAATTTTCCAAACTCAAGCAGATGTTAATGCGCATGCAACACAATTAAACGCAGCACCTGGAGATTTACGTTTTGTAGATACAAATGGTGATGGTGTAATTAATGCAGATGATAGAACCAATATTGGAGATCCAATTGCTGATATTACAATGGGTTTAAACTTATCTTTCAATTATAAAAGATTTGATTTCAATGCGTATGCATTTGCATCAATTGGAAATGAAATCGTAAGAAATTACGAAAGAAATTTACCATTAACCAACAGACCAACGTATTTCTTAGACAGATGGACGGGACCAGGTACAAGTAATACTTCACCAAGAGTTACCACAGGAGCAACAGGAAATATTTTATTTTCAGATTTTTATGTTGAAGATGGATCTTTCTTACGTTTACAAAGTGTACAATTAGGCTACAGTGTAAGTCAAGAAACTTTAGATAAATTAAAATTTAGTAAATTAAGATTTTATGTAACTGGAAGTAACTTATTTACATTAACTAAATATAGAGGATATGACCCAACAACTTCAAACGGAGCTCCAATAGGAGGCGGAATTGATCAAGGTTTTTATCCAAGTCCTAAAACATTTTTATTCGGTATGAATGTTACTTTTTAA
- a CDS encoding RagB/SusD family nutrient uptake outer membrane protein has product MKKINIKIFMILVLIAGLNQSCSDDFVDVKPTSDNSEDFFNSEQDYENALIGAYDLLQSTYLNVMLGEIASDNTLAGGESATDVIGIQEVDDMIHTPLNAQLRDIWSWMFAGVNRANYILEFKDKIDFAGKNEIIAQATFLRAYYYFELVKWFGDVPLAVDKRIQFGEQFTIDRAPKADVYAQIELDLIYAADNLPYVQSEPGRVTKGAAQALLGKAYLYQNKFDEAATVLENLIVNGPYDLVSDYNTIFEEAGENNIESVFEVQYFDGQGAGFGCLQCSEGNVAVGFSGVRAYVGPDFTPGFSFNVPVQEVVDAFENGDLRKDVAILDIDAWATATGATYGTGYEHTGYFNRKYIPRTRSTNAQGDRNLTNPNNYRAIRFADVLLMAAEAFNKKSSPDDAKARTYLNRVRARAFGNTSNNITSSGTTLYESILNERRVELVGEGHRFFDLVRTGRAAQEINGFVTGKHELFPIPAIEIQLAGNRWLQNPNY; this is encoded by the coding sequence ATGAAAAAAATAAACATAAAAATATTCATGATTTTAGTCCTAATAGCTGGATTAAATCAATCTTGTAGTGATGATTTTGTCGATGTTAAACCTACATCAGACAACTCTGAAGATTTTTTCAATTCAGAGCAAGATTATGAAAATGCACTTATTGGTGCTTACGACTTATTGCAATCTACCTACTTAAATGTAATGTTGGGTGAAATTGCATCAGACAATACATTAGCTGGTGGTGAAAGTGCCACTGATGTTATTGGTATTCAAGAAGTTGATGATATGATTCACACTCCACTGAATGCTCAATTAAGAGATATTTGGAGCTGGATGTTTGCAGGTGTAAATAGAGCGAATTATATCCTTGAGTTTAAAGATAAAATTGATTTTGCTGGTAAAAACGAAATCATAGCTCAAGCCACTTTTTTAAGAGCTTACTATTATTTCGAATTGGTAAAATGGTTTGGTGATGTGCCTTTAGCAGTTGATAAAAGAATTCAATTTGGAGAACAATTCACCATTGATAGAGCTCCTAAAGCAGACGTATATGCTCAAATTGAGTTAGATTTAATCTATGCAGCTGATAATTTACCATATGTACAATCAGAACCAGGTAGAGTTACAAAAGGAGCTGCACAAGCCCTTTTAGGAAAGGCATATTTATATCAAAATAAATTTGATGAAGCAGCAACTGTTTTAGAAAATTTAATTGTAAATGGTCCTTATGATTTAGTATCAGATTACAATACAATTTTTGAAGAAGCTGGAGAAAACAATATCGAGTCTGTTTTTGAAGTACAATACTTTGATGGTCAAGGAGCAGGTTTTGGTTGTTTACAATGTAGCGAAGGAAATGTTGCTGTAGGGTTTAGTGGTGTTCGTGCATACGTAGGCCCAGATTTTACTCCAGGTTTTAGTTTCAACGTTCCTGTGCAAGAAGTTGTTGATGCTTTCGAAAATGGCGATTTAAGAAAAGATGTTGCTATTTTAGATATCGATGCTTGGGCAACTGCAACAGGTGCAACTTATGGAACAGGTTATGAACATACTGGATATTTCAACAGAAAATATATTCCTAGAACAAGAAGTACGAATGCACAAGGTGACAGAAACTTGACAAACCCAAACAATTATAGAGCGATTCGTTTTGCTGATGTTTTATTGATGGCTGCTGAAGCATTCAATAAAAAATCGTCTCCAGATGATGCTAAGGCAAGAACGTATTTAAACAGAGTAAGAGCAAGAGCTTTTGGAAATACTTCAAACAATATTACTTCATCAGGAACAACACTTTATGAAAGTATCTTGAATGAAAGAAGAGTAGAGTTAGTTGGAGAAGGTCACAGATTCTTTGACTTGGTTAGAACTGGAAGAGCAGCTCAAGAAATCAATGGTTTTGTGACAGGCAAACATGAACTTTTCCCAATTCCAGCTATCGAAATTCAATTGGCAGGAAATCGTTGGTTACAAAATCCAAATTATTAA